In Myxococcus stipitatus, the following are encoded in one genomic region:
- a CDS encoding EamA family transporter, translating into METVALVWVLLSAFLHASWNAMLKKHPHPEAGVVGVITVAMVGGGLWAFGMKGEAFPTTRGLAWALAAGACESVYLAALSRALHRAPLGLAYTVSRGGAMLLVWPVSVLVLSEPVSAWTLTGAVVLGGGLAVMHVARPTGPAASGVAWAALAAVAIAGYHLSYKMALADGAQPPALFTTGLLVALPVLMLERSRSTGWGTLQRQAWSKPGLVVIAGAICMASFALLLSALNDSGAGAVLTLRNTSIAFALVLAALQGERLGRRQLMGAALVSVGAVLLGMPA; encoded by the coding sequence TTGGAGACCGTTGCTCTGGTGTGGGTGTTGTTGTCCGCGTTCCTGCATGCGTCGTGGAACGCGATGCTCAAGAAGCATCCACATCCCGAAGCGGGAGTGGTGGGTGTCATCACCGTGGCCATGGTGGGCGGTGGGCTCTGGGCGTTCGGGATGAAGGGGGAGGCCTTCCCCACCACGCGAGGGCTTGCGTGGGCGCTGGCGGCGGGCGCGTGTGAGAGCGTCTATCTGGCGGCGTTGTCCCGGGCGCTGCATCGTGCGCCGCTGGGATTGGCGTACACGGTGTCTCGCGGTGGGGCGATGTTGCTGGTGTGGCCCGTGTCCGTGTTGGTGCTGAGCGAGCCCGTCTCCGCGTGGACGCTCACGGGTGCGGTGGTGCTGGGCGGTGGGTTGGCGGTGATGCACGTGGCGCGTCCCACGGGGCCGGCGGCGTCGGGCGTGGCTTGGGCGGCGTTGGCGGCGGTGGCCATCGCGGGCTACCACCTGAGCTACAAGATGGCGCTCGCCGATGGGGCGCAGCCGCCCGCGCTCTTCACCACGGGGCTGCTCGTCGCGTTGCCGGTGCTGATGCTGGAGCGCAGCCGGAGCACGGGGTGGGGAACTCTTCAACGTCAGGCGTGGAGCAAGCCTGGGCTTGTCGTCATCGCAGGCGCCATCTGCATGGCGTCGTTCGCGTTGCTCCTGTCCGCGCTCAACGACAGCGGGGCGGGGGCGGTGCTCACGCTGCGCAACACGTCTATCGCCTTCGCGCTGGTACTGGCAGCGCTCCAGGGAGAGCGGCTCGGGCGCCGCCAGCTCATGGGCGCGGCGCTCGTCTCCGTGGGCGCGGTGCTGCTGGGGATGCCCGCGTGA
- a CDS encoding HmuY family protein, with product MSRPTFLSMSRAAAALCLAGTLSACGDDLELTPAPPNGTHVSHVSNADGSITTVVDATSKDTWIGLDLDTGTQVSASEDAVWDLSFQRFGIRSRGGVNGKGGVEVAVLPAQDFTRLTQAPVSGYSVDADDGDDEGSDPDTVFQANGGWYSYDAVTHKLTTRPQVYVVRSDSKAYFKVEMLSYYDDAGTPAMLKLRWAKVSAPASGSSVDAEASR from the coding sequence ATGTCCCGCCCCACTTTCCTCTCCATGTCCCGCGCGGCCGCCGCGCTGTGCCTGGCAGGCACGCTGTCCGCTTGTGGTGATGACCTGGAGCTGACGCCGGCGCCGCCCAATGGCACCCACGTGAGTCACGTCAGCAACGCGGATGGCTCCATCACCACCGTGGTGGATGCCACGAGCAAGGACACCTGGATTGGCCTGGACCTGGACACCGGCACTCAGGTGAGCGCGAGCGAGGACGCCGTCTGGGATTTGTCCTTCCAGCGCTTCGGCATCCGCTCCCGCGGCGGAGTGAACGGGAAGGGCGGCGTGGAGGTCGCGGTGCTGCCCGCGCAGGACTTCACCCGGCTCACCCAGGCGCCCGTGAGTGGCTATTCGGTCGACGCGGATGACGGCGACGACGAGGGCTCGGACCCGGACACCGTGTTCCAGGCGAATGGTGGCTGGTACTCCTATGACGCCGTCACGCACAAGCTGACCACGCGTCCGCAGGTGTACGTCGTGCGCTCGGACTCCAAGGCGTACTTCAAGGTGGAGATGCTGTCCTACTACGACGACGCCGGTACGCCCGCGATGCTCAAGCTGCGCTGGGCGAAGGTGTCGGCGCCCGCGTCGGGTTCGTCCGTGGATGCCGAAGCGTCTCGTTGA
- a CDS encoding hemin-degrading factor, translating to MIAPSVSTASSSEPTALRQRWHVLRESQPRTRIRDAATQLGVSEAQLLATGVGEDVVRLDLRLDTLLPKLESLGKVMTLTRNESAVHEKRGLYRNVEVNGAVALALDENIDLRLFLNRWRFGYAFREARPEGTRRSLHFFDPAGMAIHKVYVEDEAGVSAFEQLVTEYAHAEQSREVPVEAAPAAEVPRPDSDIDVEGLVAGWRGLQDTHEFFPLLRRFKVARTQALRLVSPEMTTPVAPASLTWVLEKASASGLSIMVFVGNPGAIQIHTGPVHTVRAMGPWMNVLDPSFNLHLRTDHIHSAWVVRKPTRDGVVTSLELFDAAGENIALLFGKRKPGVPESLEWRALIDELVAALPVTAVVS from the coding sequence ATGATTGCTCCTTCTGTCTCCACGGCGTCTTCTTCCGAGCCCACCGCCCTCCGTCAGCGCTGGCACGTGCTGCGAGAGAGCCAACCGCGCACGCGCATTCGCGATGCGGCGACGCAGCTGGGGGTGAGTGAAGCCCAGCTGCTCGCGACGGGCGTTGGCGAGGACGTCGTGCGTCTGGACCTGCGGCTCGACACGCTGCTGCCGAAGCTCGAGTCGCTGGGCAAGGTGATGACGCTCACGCGCAACGAGAGCGCGGTGCACGAGAAGCGCGGCCTGTATCGCAACGTCGAGGTGAACGGCGCCGTCGCGCTGGCGCTCGATGAGAACATCGACCTGCGGTTGTTCCTCAATCGGTGGCGCTTCGGCTACGCGTTCCGCGAGGCGCGGCCCGAGGGCACGCGGCGCAGCCTGCACTTCTTCGACCCCGCGGGCATGGCCATCCACAAGGTCTACGTGGAGGACGAGGCTGGCGTCAGCGCGTTTGAGCAATTGGTGACGGAGTACGCCCACGCGGAGCAGTCGCGCGAGGTTCCGGTGGAGGCGGCTCCGGCGGCGGAGGTCCCCCGGCCCGACTCCGACATCGACGTCGAGGGACTGGTGGCTGGCTGGCGCGGGCTCCAGGACACGCACGAGTTCTTCCCGCTGCTGCGCCGGTTCAAGGTGGCGCGCACGCAGGCGCTGCGCCTGGTGAGTCCGGAGATGACCACGCCCGTGGCGCCCGCGTCGCTCACGTGGGTGCTGGAGAAGGCGTCGGCCTCGGGGCTGTCCATCATGGTGTTCGTGGGCAACCCGGGCGCCATCCAGATTCACACGGGCCCGGTGCACACCGTCCGCGCCATGGGCCCGTGGATGAACGTGTTGGACCCGAGCTTCAACCTTCATCTGCGCACGGACCACATCCACTCGGCCTGGGTGGTTCGCAAGCCCACACGCGACGGTGTCGTCACCTCGCTGGAGTTGTTCGACGCGGCGGGGGAGAACATCGCGCTGCTCTTCGGCAAGCGGAAGCCCGGCGTCCCCGAGTCCCTCGAGTGGCGGGCGCTCATCGACGAGCTGGTCGCCGCGCTGCCCGTCACGGCGGTGGTGTCATGA
- a CDS encoding tetratricopeptide repeat protein, which translates to MTKAGVLVLQLLTAQTPPPDAAALERTAAVESARLRASPDDADALYRLGTAFLALNKPKKAVEPLTKLVELEPELIPPRLALARAARLAGDAEKARTLLDQSIAAFPEDMSLRAERGLLARVLDETDVAISQYSIAVELAPKDAELRFNLGEALQRANRTDDAIEAYREALKLDTKLNVARVNLGKALSEKGLNGEAKETLREATREKLGDAEAHYNLGVLLLRENDYDGAIGEYQRALAADPKHARAHNNLGVALNEKGDPRKATEAFLKAISADPKYAEAHFNLGLAYFQLGDNVRATKSFEKALVLEPRRSSGPYTQLGHLYLEQGKKKQAVEAFKKAIEKSSDDGRKTTEAYQGLARAYLSLGKAEEAVATLKTAVEAFPKDAAARAGYAEALKAKGDLDGAIAEYEACVGLTPTVENRLALADTYAKKRVAAKAQPLYLEILKEDPNHRGAKLALADLLMAMGDYPGAETYLRPKEGEEADTAALARLGIVHSRRGRPDLAVTELEAVVAKDPAQIEARAELGNLYLRGGDGAKARKVLGDVLAVEPRNALALLYLGHALYQQGKTKDAEKSFRASVQMDPNFAEPHNALGQLLEAAQRMDEAKQSYEAALKLEPNHEDAKQALKRLGASAKKE; encoded by the coding sequence ATGACGAAAGCCGGCGTCCTAGTCCTCCAGTTGCTCACCGCCCAGACGCCTCCGCCCGACGCGGCGGCGCTGGAGCGCACCGCGGCGGTGGAGAGCGCTCGCTTGCGCGCGTCTCCGGACGACGCGGACGCGCTCTACCGTCTGGGCACGGCCTTCCTGGCGTTGAACAAGCCCAAGAAGGCGGTGGAGCCACTGACGAAGCTGGTGGAGCTGGAGCCGGAGTTGATTCCCCCCAGGCTGGCCCTGGCGCGGGCGGCGCGGCTCGCGGGTGACGCGGAGAAGGCGCGCACGCTGCTGGACCAGTCCATCGCCGCGTTCCCGGAGGACATGTCGCTGCGCGCCGAGCGCGGCCTGCTCGCCCGGGTGTTGGACGAGACGGACGTGGCCATCAGCCAGTACTCCATCGCGGTGGAGCTGGCGCCGAAGGACGCGGAGCTGCGCTTCAACCTGGGCGAGGCGCTCCAGCGCGCGAACCGCACGGACGACGCCATCGAGGCGTACCGCGAGGCGTTGAAGCTGGACACCAAGCTGAACGTGGCGCGCGTCAACCTGGGCAAGGCCCTGTCGGAAAAGGGGCTCAACGGCGAGGCCAAGGAGACGCTGCGCGAGGCCACGCGCGAGAAGCTGGGCGACGCGGAGGCGCACTACAACCTGGGTGTCCTCCTGCTGCGGGAGAATGACTACGACGGCGCCATCGGTGAGTACCAGCGTGCCCTGGCCGCCGACCCGAAGCACGCGCGTGCGCACAACAACCTGGGTGTGGCGCTGAACGAGAAGGGCGATCCGCGCAAGGCCACGGAGGCGTTCCTCAAGGCCATCTCCGCGGACCCGAAGTACGCCGAGGCGCACTTCAACCTGGGGCTCGCGTACTTCCAGCTGGGCGACAACGTGCGCGCCACCAAGTCCTTCGAGAAGGCGCTGGTGTTGGAGCCGCGCCGCTCGAGCGGGCCGTACACGCAGCTGGGCCATCTGTATCTTGAGCAGGGCAAGAAGAAGCAGGCGGTGGAGGCCTTCAAGAAGGCCATCGAGAAGAGCTCCGACGACGGCCGCAAGACGACGGAGGCGTACCAGGGTCTGGCGCGTGCGTATCTCTCGCTGGGCAAGGCCGAGGAGGCGGTGGCCACGCTGAAGACGGCGGTGGAGGCGTTCCCCAAGGACGCCGCCGCGCGCGCGGGTTACGCCGAGGCGTTGAAGGCCAAGGGGGACCTGGACGGCGCCATCGCGGAGTACGAGGCCTGCGTGGGCCTGACGCCCACGGTGGAGAACCGCCTGGCCCTGGCGGACACGTACGCGAAGAAGCGCGTGGCCGCGAAGGCGCAGCCTCTGTATCTGGAGATTCTCAAGGAGGACCCGAACCATCGCGGGGCGAAGCTGGCCCTGGCCGACCTGTTGATGGCGATGGGGGACTACCCTGGCGCGGAGACGTACCTGCGCCCCAAGGAAGGCGAGGAGGCCGACACGGCGGCGCTGGCGCGGCTGGGCATCGTCCACTCGCGACGCGGGCGGCCCGACCTGGCGGTGACGGAGCTGGAGGCGGTGGTGGCCAAGGACCCGGCGCAGATTGAAGCGCGCGCAGAGTTGGGCAACCTGTACCTGCGCGGTGGGGACGGAGCCAAGGCGCGCAAGGTGCTGGGCGACGTGCTCGCGGTGGAGCCTCGCAACGCGCTGGCCCTGCTCTATCTGGGGCATGCGCTGTACCAGCAGGGCAAGACGAAGGACGCGGAGAAGTCCTTCCGTGCCTCCGTGCAGATGGACCCGAACTTCGCCGAGCCGCACAACGCCCTGGGACAGTTGCTGGAGGCCGCCCAGCGGATGGATGAGGCGAAGCAGTCCTATGAGGCGGCGCTCAAGCTGGAGCCGAACCACGAGGACGCGAAGCAGGCCCTGAAGCGGCTGGGCGCATCCGCGAAGAAGGAGTAG
- a CDS encoding tetratricopeptide repeat protein: protein MTGTMTGLIAAALLAATAPGASRSGPGLNPIVSKAKEREELITKLKRDIFKVDRAIGETEKLISKSRNAPYLPDLQFRLAELFVEKSRYVYYLQAESRPEGATGAIVSPETRLLKQKAVQMYYRLLREYPDFKDGDQVTFYLAHEQRELGQFDEMLKTLGDLTRKFTTSPLRLEAEQILGDHFFDKADLVEAEKHYQAILEAPPSPVHDLARYKMGWIRVNQAKHADAVTFFEAAAASAPLPGVDVKKALNVKREALLDLVYSYTEARPAKGALNYFEKLSDSRATYALALDKLGNRYFIKQQYEWAIPALRKLMEIQHDPELDLERGQKLYDALKAAKGKVLPDPEDLRVLVRAAVQSKTDPELPETDRKKQLAELEEMGRDLATQLHLAAQKKEEKELYLSTAEAYEAYLSLFRPDAYVRPMMKNRAEALFSAKAFPEAARQFEELARYEAKAKDTKGEEEAVYAALLAHFSTLKPEEALKRNAYEVADARQAMKLLGADYVSRYPKSPNVLDVKFNIARAFYEDGDYPKAAELFTAFALTHPQHKEATVAGNLALDSLRQVNDFKGLDETGKKFLTSPLPQNFRAEVQKILTQSRAEALDELALQSAQETGDVIQGLVKVADENKNSDIGEKALYGAFTAAREKRDLQAERDLGGKLVQDYPKSQYLSDVLLTLGRHAAEAAAFGEAATWFEQVGQKLGADIAGVDGWLAGARLRMALGEYKEAARNLETAAEISGARKSEVLVLLAEARLKAKDYSRAKLAAESALKLDPRSAGAAAVLAEVQATTAPTANADALVATLTTAVQGPNGQTEEAAKGLWFLGEILYRGYKDLPADKVEEKVAALQSLEGIYTQAASLGYPEWAVASLWKLALAYGHIADVVESTPVPAGLSSAESQQFQAAVKEQVGPLKARSEEAFKACLSRAESLEVFNAAVVGCRSRTEQAALPVPQPGAPMQPAALEDLRKKAERTLSVESLEALGLAYLDARQFGVAQLTFGRVTELQDTKASAHSALGWALLNMGDAMGARAAYAKAMDSDPTYDKARLNLAALRCRFGDVEGARRELSVLKDVGSLNGPDVDTAGWKACK, encoded by the coding sequence ATGACCGGCACCATGACCGGCCTGATTGCCGCCGCCCTCTTGGCGGCCACCGCCCCGGGAGCCAGCCGCTCCGGCCCCGGACTCAATCCCATCGTCTCCAAGGCCAAGGAGCGCGAGGAGCTCATCACCAAGCTCAAGCGCGACATCTTCAAGGTCGACCGCGCCATCGGCGAGACGGAGAAGCTCATCTCCAAGAGCCGCAACGCGCCGTACCTGCCGGACCTCCAGTTCCGGCTGGCCGAGCTCTTCGTCGAGAAGAGCCGCTACGTGTACTACCTCCAGGCGGAGTCCCGGCCCGAGGGAGCCACGGGCGCCATCGTCTCCCCCGAGACGCGGCTGCTCAAGCAGAAGGCGGTGCAGATGTACTACCGCCTCTTGCGCGAGTACCCGGACTTCAAGGACGGCGACCAGGTGACGTTCTACCTGGCGCACGAGCAGCGCGAACTGGGCCAGTTCGACGAGATGCTCAAGACGCTCGGGGACCTGACGCGCAAGTTCACCACCAGCCCGCTGCGGCTGGAGGCGGAGCAGATTCTCGGCGACCACTTCTTCGACAAGGCGGACCTCGTCGAGGCGGAGAAGCACTACCAGGCGATTCTGGAGGCCCCGCCCTCCCCCGTGCATGACCTGGCCCGCTACAAGATGGGCTGGATTCGGGTGAACCAGGCCAAGCACGCGGACGCCGTGACGTTCTTCGAGGCCGCGGCCGCCAGCGCGCCCCTGCCGGGCGTGGACGTGAAGAAGGCGCTCAACGTCAAGCGCGAGGCGCTGCTGGACCTCGTCTACAGCTACACGGAGGCGCGTCCGGCCAAGGGCGCGCTCAACTACTTCGAGAAGCTCAGCGACAGCCGCGCCACGTATGCGCTGGCGCTGGACAAGCTGGGCAACCGCTACTTCATCAAGCAGCAGTACGAGTGGGCCATCCCCGCGCTGCGCAAGCTGATGGAGATTCAGCACGACCCGGAGCTGGACCTGGAGCGCGGCCAGAAGCTCTACGACGCCCTCAAGGCGGCCAAGGGCAAGGTGCTGCCGGACCCCGAGGACCTGCGCGTGCTGGTGCGCGCGGCGGTGCAGAGCAAGACGGACCCGGAGCTGCCGGAGACGGACCGCAAGAAGCAGCTGGCGGAGCTGGAGGAGATGGGGCGCGACCTGGCCACGCAGCTGCACCTGGCCGCGCAGAAGAAGGAGGAGAAGGAGCTCTACCTGAGCACCGCCGAGGCGTACGAGGCGTACCTGAGCCTCTTCCGTCCCGACGCGTACGTGCGGCCGATGATGAAGAACCGCGCGGAGGCGCTCTTCTCCGCCAAGGCCTTCCCGGAGGCGGCGCGTCAGTTCGAGGAGCTGGCCCGCTACGAGGCCAAGGCCAAGGACACCAAGGGCGAGGAGGAGGCCGTCTACGCGGCGCTGCTCGCGCACTTCTCCACGCTCAAGCCGGAGGAGGCCCTCAAGCGCAACGCGTACGAGGTCGCCGACGCGCGCCAGGCCATGAAGCTGCTGGGCGCCGACTACGTGTCGCGCTACCCCAAGAGCCCCAACGTCCTGGACGTGAAGTTCAACATCGCGCGCGCCTTCTACGAGGACGGCGACTACCCCAAGGCCGCGGAGCTGTTCACCGCCTTCGCGCTCACGCATCCGCAGCACAAGGAGGCCACCGTCGCGGGCAACCTGGCGCTCGACAGCTTGCGGCAGGTCAACGACTTCAAGGGCCTGGATGAGACGGGCAAGAAGTTCCTCACCTCGCCCCTGCCGCAGAACTTCCGCGCGGAGGTGCAGAAGATTCTCACCCAGAGCCGCGCCGAGGCGCTGGACGAGCTGGCGCTCCAGAGCGCCCAGGAGACGGGCGACGTCATCCAGGGCCTCGTGAAGGTGGCGGACGAGAACAAGAACTCCGACATCGGCGAGAAGGCCCTGTACGGCGCGTTCACCGCGGCGCGCGAGAAGCGCGACTTGCAGGCCGAGCGCGACCTGGGCGGCAAGCTGGTGCAGGACTACCCCAAGAGCCAGTACCTGTCGGACGTGCTCTTGACGCTGGGCCGGCACGCGGCGGAAGCGGCGGCGTTCGGCGAGGCGGCGACGTGGTTCGAGCAGGTGGGCCAGAAGCTGGGCGCGGACATCGCCGGCGTGGATGGGTGGCTGGCGGGCGCGCGGCTGCGCATGGCGCTGGGTGAGTACAAGGAGGCCGCGCGCAACCTGGAGACGGCGGCGGAGATCTCCGGCGCGCGCAAGTCGGAGGTGCTGGTGCTCCTGGCCGAGGCGCGGCTGAAGGCGAAGGACTATTCGCGCGCGAAGCTGGCGGCGGAGTCCGCGCTGAAGCTGGACCCGCGCAGCGCGGGGGCGGCGGCGGTGCTCGCCGAGGTGCAGGCGACCACGGCGCCCACGGCCAACGCGGACGCGCTGGTGGCCACGCTCACCACCGCGGTGCAGGGGCCCAACGGGCAGACGGAAGAGGCGGCCAAGGGCCTGTGGTTCCTGGGCGAGATTCTCTACCGCGGCTACAAGGACCTGCCGGCGGACAAGGTGGAGGAGAAGGTCGCCGCGCTCCAGAGCCTGGAGGGCATCTACACGCAGGCCGCGTCGCTGGGTTATCCCGAGTGGGCGGTGGCCTCGCTGTGGAAGCTGGCGCTGGCGTACGGCCACATCGCGGACGTGGTGGAGTCCACGCCGGTGCCCGCGGGGCTGTCCTCGGCGGAGTCGCAGCAGTTCCAGGCGGCGGTGAAGGAGCAGGTCGGTCCGCTGAAGGCGCGCTCGGAAGAGGCGTTCAAGGCGTGCCTGTCCCGCGCGGAGTCGCTGGAGGTGTTCAACGCCGCGGTGGTGGGCTGCCGCTCGCGCACCGAGCAGGCCGCGCTGCCCGTGCCGCAGCCGGGTGCGCCCATGCAGCCCGCGGCGCTGGAGGACTTGCGCAAGAAGGCCGAGCGCACGCTCAGCGTGGAGTCCCTGGAGGCGCTGGGCCTGGCCTACCTGGACGCGCGTCAGTTCGGCGTTGCGCAGCTGACGTTCGGCCGGGTGACGGAGCTTCAGGACACCAAGGCGTCGGCGCACTCCGCGCTGGGCTGGGCGCTGCTCAACATGGGGGATGCCATGGGTGCTCGCGCCGCGTACGCGAAGGCCATGGACTCCGACCCCACCTACGACAAGGCCCGGCTCAACCTGGCCGCGCTGCGCTGCCGCTTCGGCGACGTGGAAGGGGCCCGGCGCGAGCTGTCCGTCCTCAAGGACGTGGGCTCGCTCAACGGCCCGGACGTGGACACCGCGGGATGGAAGGCGTGCAAGTGA
- a CDS encoding heme/hemin ABC transporter substrate-binding protein → MMRVSWLLAGWLLASPVFAAEPATKAPAALVDAVPKLVTVGPAITETVFALGMGEKVVGVDDTSLALSVARGRPRVGYLRALSSESLLALEAGWLLATDEAGPPGVLEQLRTAGMEVVVLPNKPTVEEARQRIRALATKLGRVSEGEAVVSSLEKDLKRAEARAAVKPAKPTRVLALYARGANALMVAGAETATNELIRLAGAVNAVSGYSGHKPLTAEAAVLAAPDIILLPASTLTALGGEQGLRGVPGLSQVKGWKVVAIEDVHFMSLGPQLGKAVHLLQDGMGLPARDET, encoded by the coding sequence ATGATGCGCGTGTCGTGGCTCCTGGCCGGGTGGCTCCTGGCCTCGCCGGTGTTCGCCGCCGAGCCCGCGACGAAGGCCCCGGCCGCTCTCGTGGACGCGGTTCCCAAGTTGGTGACGGTGGGACCGGCCATCACGGAGACGGTGTTCGCGCTGGGGATGGGCGAGAAGGTGGTGGGCGTGGATGACACCAGCCTTGCGCTGTCCGTGGCGCGTGGCCGTCCTCGCGTGGGGTATCTGCGCGCGCTCTCCTCGGAGTCGCTGCTCGCGTTGGAGGCGGGGTGGCTCCTGGCCACGGACGAGGCGGGTCCTCCGGGAGTCCTCGAGCAGCTCCGCACGGCGGGGATGGAGGTCGTCGTGCTGCCGAACAAGCCGACCGTGGAGGAGGCGCGGCAGCGCATCCGCGCGCTCGCGACGAAGCTGGGGCGCGTGTCCGAGGGCGAGGCGGTGGTCTCGAGCTTGGAGAAGGACCTGAAGCGGGCCGAGGCGCGGGCGGCGGTGAAGCCCGCGAAGCCCACGCGAGTCCTCGCGCTCTATGCCCGTGGCGCGAATGCGCTGATGGTCGCGGGCGCGGAGACTGCGACGAATGAGCTCATCCGCTTGGCCGGTGCCGTGAACGCGGTGTCGGGTTACTCCGGCCACAAGCCGTTGACGGCCGAGGCCGCGGTGCTGGCCGCGCCCGACATCATCCTGCTACCCGCGAGCACGCTGACGGCGTTGGGGGGAGAGCAGGGGCTGCGTGGTGTTCCAGGACTGTCCCAGGTGAAGGGATGGAAGGTGGTCGCCATCGAGGACGTCCACTTCATGAGCCTGGGGCCTCAGCTGGGCAAGGCCGTGCACCTCTTGCAGGACGGCATGGGGCTGCCGGCGCGGGACGAGACATGA
- a CDS encoding FecCD family ABC transporter permease, which translates to MSASGVASTPVPASFPTREQARPARSRPRPWWVLGTALVGAVVTSLAVGSVRVPLLGLAGSVLEGLGLEVGHRLEPMQEAVLLSIRMPRVVLGVLVGAVLATCGAALQALFRNPLVEPGLLGTSSGAALGAVTAIVLDVALSSRLGPFRVMAVPGAAFIGALGATLLAQRIGSGGGRTETARILLSGVAVSAGAAAGIGLLMQVATDAQLRTITFWTWGSLGGASWSVVAASAVPLLVALWLLLREARSLNLLLLGEREAWHLGVDVERLKRRLILAAALGVGAAVSVTGIIGFVGLLVPALLRLALGPDHRRLMGASALLGSTLLVVADTLSRTAADPAELPVGALTSVLGVPVFVALLSRSKGTV; encoded by the coding sequence ATGAGCGCGTCGGGTGTCGCCTCCACTCCCGTGCCCGCGTCGTTTCCGACGAGGGAGCAGGCGCGGCCGGCCCGCTCGCGTCCACGTCCCTGGTGGGTGTTGGGGACGGCGCTCGTGGGGGCGGTGGTGACGTCGCTCGCGGTGGGCTCGGTGCGAGTGCCGCTCCTGGGGCTCGCGGGCAGTGTGCTCGAGGGCCTGGGATTGGAGGTGGGCCACCGGCTGGAGCCCATGCAGGAGGCGGTGCTGCTCTCCATCCGGATGCCGCGCGTGGTGCTGGGCGTGCTGGTGGGCGCGGTGCTCGCGACCTGTGGTGCCGCGCTTCAGGCGCTGTTCCGCAATCCGCTCGTGGAGCCGGGCCTGCTGGGGACTTCCAGTGGCGCGGCGCTGGGCGCGGTGACTGCCATCGTCCTGGATGTCGCGCTCAGCTCCCGGCTGGGGCCGTTCCGCGTCATGGCCGTGCCGGGCGCGGCCTTCATCGGTGCGCTGGGGGCCACGCTGCTCGCGCAGCGGATTGGCTCGGGAGGTGGGCGAACGGAGACGGCGCGCATCCTGTTGTCGGGTGTGGCCGTGAGCGCGGGAGCGGCGGCGGGCATCGGACTGCTCATGCAGGTGGCCACGGACGCGCAGCTTCGCACCATCACCTTCTGGACATGGGGCAGCCTGGGGGGTGCCTCGTGGAGTGTGGTGGCTGCTTCGGCGGTGCCGCTCCTGGTGGCGCTGTGGTTGCTCTTGCGTGAGGCGCGCTCGCTCAACCTGTTGCTCCTGGGGGAGCGTGAGGCGTGGCACCTGGGCGTGGATGTGGAGCGGCTCAAGCGCCGGCTCATCCTCGCGGCCGCGCTGGGCGTTGGAGCGGCGGTGTCCGTCACGGGCATCATCGGCTTCGTGGGACTCTTGGTGCCCGCGCTGTTGCGGCTGGCGCTCGGTCCGGACCATCGCCGGTTGATGGGGGCTTCGGCGCTGCTGGGCTCCACGTTGCTGGTGGTGGCGGACACGCTGTCTCGCACGGCGGCGGACCCGGCGGAGCTTCCCGTCGGTGCGCTGACATCCGTGTTGGGTGTGCCGGTCTTCGTCGCGCTCCTGTCGCGCAGCAAGGGGACGGTATGA
- a CDS encoding heme ABC transporter ATP-binding protein, which produces MSLQVRGVEVWRGRGRALGPLSLELMPGEVLAVVGPNGAGKSTLLSALSGELRCTVGEVVLDGQPLLKWPSRERALRLGVLPQESSLGFGFTVLEVALLGRSPYASRGEGSVDMEVALAALDVMDIRHLASRPYTSLSGGERQRAQLARVLAQLWDAPAEGHRYLLLDEPTSSLDLAHQHLVLEEATRFAHKGGAVLAVLHDLNLAARYAHRIAVLAGGRLVELGSPSQVLRAELIASTFGLQVQVVEWPDVSGPLVIPAGRASPPA; this is translated from the coding sequence ATGAGTCTTCAGGTGCGAGGCGTCGAAGTCTGGCGGGGCCGTGGGCGCGCGCTGGGGCCGCTGTCGTTGGAGTTGATGCCCGGCGAGGTGCTCGCCGTGGTGGGGCCCAACGGCGCGGGCAAGTCCACGCTGTTGTCGGCGCTCTCGGGAGAGCTGCGCTGCACAGTGGGCGAGGTGGTGCTGGATGGACAACCGTTGTTGAAGTGGCCGTCCCGGGAGCGGGCGCTGCGGTTGGGTGTGCTTCCGCAGGAGTCCTCGCTGGGGTTTGGCTTCACGGTGCTGGAGGTGGCGCTGCTGGGGCGCAGTCCCTATGCGTCGCGAGGCGAGGGGAGCGTGGACATGGAGGTCGCGCTGGCCGCGCTGGATGTGATGGACATCCGGCATCTGGCATCGCGGCCGTATACGTCCCTTTCGGGTGGAGAGCGGCAACGGGCGCAGCTCGCGCGAGTGCTGGCGCAACTCTGGGATGCGCCCGCGGAGGGACATCGCTATCTCTTGCTCGACGAGCCGACGTCGAGCCTGGACCTGGCGCATCAGCATCTGGTCCTGGAGGAGGCCACGCGTTTTGCCCACAAGGGTGGCGCGGTGCTCGCGGTGCTTCACGACTTGAATCTGGCGGCGCGTTACGCGCATCGAATCGCGGTGCTCGCGGGGGGACGGTTGGTGGAGCTGGGGTCTCCGTCGCAGGTCCTCCGTGCCGAGCTCATCGCCAGCACGTTTGGATTGCAGGTCCAGGTGGTCGAGTGGCCGGACGTATCAGGGCCGCTCGTCATCCCCGCGGGCCGAGCTTCGCCTCCCGCGTGA